A portion of the Candidatus Nitrosotenuis aquarius genome contains these proteins:
- a CDS encoding 50S ribosomal protein L10 — MHENRTTYPAKKTRMYQQLQELPAKYKVTALVRMEKVRSSQMLPLRKKFLGQVEIISIKDKVAQKALEKLNIPGIAKMVEALTGQCVLMFTNMSPFKLNVLLGKNKIMMFGRGGDIASVDINVPAKNTGIAPGPMLTEFKEAGIPTKIDQGTIWILKDSTPVKKGQPIPDKLATLLQKLDIKSVEAGVLLDAALEEGIQYKREELIIDLESYRGLFAQAHQEAVSLSIEAGYITKDNIKQVLAKAAHGSRSVAIEAGYITEDIKEAVLQKANAQAQSVASKAKGYTPA; from the coding sequence GCAAAAAAGACAAGAATGTACCAGCAGCTGCAAGAACTTCCAGCAAAATACAAAGTAACTGCCCTTGTCAGAATGGAAAAGGTCCGCTCATCACAAATGTTGCCACTAAGAAAAAAATTCCTAGGCCAAGTCGAAATCATTAGCATCAAAGACAAGGTAGCACAAAAGGCACTCGAAAAGCTAAACATTCCTGGAATTGCAAAGATGGTAGAAGCCCTGACAGGTCAGTGTGTTTTGATGTTTACAAACATGTCACCATTCAAACTCAATGTGTTACTAGGCAAGAACAAAATCATGATGTTCGGTCGTGGTGGGGACATTGCAAGTGTAGATATCAACGTACCAGCAAAGAACACAGGCATTGCTCCAGGTCCAATGCTTACTGAATTCAAGGAAGCTGGCATTCCAACCAAAATCGACCAGGGAACAATTTGGATTCTAAAGGATTCTACTCCAGTCAAAAAGGGTCAGCCAATTCCTGACAAACTTGCAACATTACTGCAAAAGCTAGACATCAAGTCAGTAGAGGCAGGAGTCCTACTTGATGCGGCACTAGAAGAAGGAATCCAGTACAAGCGAGAAGAACTGATAATCGACCTAGAATCATACAGAGGCCTATTTGCACAAGCACACCAAGAAGCAGTATCACTGTCTATTGAGGCAGGATACATCACAAAGGACAACATCAAACAAGTCTTGGCAAAGGCTGCACATGGCTCACGATCCGTTGCGATCGAGGCAGGCTACATCACAGAAGATATCAAAGAAGCAGTCCTCCAAAAAGCAAATGCCCAAGCCCAGTCTGTTGCCTCAAAGGCAAAAGGCTACACTCCTGCTTAG
- a CDS encoding trimeric intracellular cation channel family protein — protein sequence MADTPFLFLIYVFDLFGTMAFAVTGAFKAIEHKSDIVGILILSIITGVAGGTIRDVIIGRFPPNSIVDPLYVGISVASGVALFFLHPYLKKHWNLFLKFDAIGLGVFSITGATFAYHIFGLNFLAIAFAGILTAVGGGILRDVFVNEVPFIFIKELYVTASFVGVVIFYGLLVAEIPLYLTSIIGIIVTTILRLVAMKYNWNLPRAREK from the coding sequence GTGGCAGACACACCGTTTCTGTTTCTGATCTATGTCTTTGATCTTTTTGGCACAATGGCCTTTGCAGTAACTGGCGCGTTCAAGGCAATCGAGCACAAGTCAGACATTGTCGGGATTTTGATTCTGTCAATAATTACGGGTGTGGCAGGCGGAACAATCCGTGATGTGATAATCGGCAGATTTCCGCCAAACTCCATAGTAGATCCACTATATGTTGGAATCAGCGTGGCCTCTGGCGTTGCTCTGTTCTTTTTGCACCCGTATCTCAAAAAGCACTGGAACCTGTTTCTGAAATTTGACGCAATTGGTCTTGGAGTATTTTCAATTACTGGAGCGACATTTGCGTACCATATTTTCGGCCTGAACTTTTTGGCAATCGCATTTGCAGGCATTCTGACAGCAGTAGGCGGTGGAATACTGCGAGATGTCTTTGTAAATGAGGTGCCGTTCATTTTTATAAAAGAACTATATGTCACCGCAAGCTTTGTCGGAGTTGTAATATTCTATGGGTTGCTTGTGGCAGAAATCCCACTATACCTGACGTCAATCATTGGAATCATAGTGACTACAATACTAAGACTGGTAGCTATGAAGTACAACTGGAATTTGCCTAGGGCGCGAGAAAAATAA
- the rpl12p gene encoding 50S ribosomal protein P1 produces the protein MEYVYAALILHKLKKEINEANVSSVIKAAGAEVSDAQVKALVSALADVNIEEAIKAAPVAVAAAPAASAGGAAPAAEAKKEEAPAGKSEEQAMEGLASLFG, from the coding sequence ATGGAATACGTTTACGCTGCATTAATTTTGCACAAACTAAAGAAGGAAATTAACGAAGCTAACGTTAGTAGTGTTATCAAAGCAGCAGGCGCAGAAGTAAGTGATGCCCAAGTAAAGGCATTGGTTTCTGCACTAGCTGATGTAAACATTGAAGAAGCAATCAAGGCAGCTCCAGTTGCCGTTGCAGCAGCTCCAGCAGCAAGTGCAGGTGGCGCAGCTCCAGCAGCTGAGGCAAAGAAAGAAGAAGCTCCAGCAGGTAAATCTGAAGAGCAAGCAATGGAAGGCCTCGCTTCACTATTCGGTTAA